One genomic window of Channa argus isolate prfri chromosome 5, Channa argus male v1.0, whole genome shotgun sequence includes the following:
- the cox14 gene encoding cytochrome c oxidase assembly protein COX14 homolog isoform X2 has product MVSGKRLADIGYRTFSASMMLLTVYGGYLCAMRGYRFMQRQKQLKLAAENQDPEAIKD; this is encoded by the coding sequence ATGGTGTCTGGAAAGCGCCTGGCTGACATTGGCTATCGCACTTTTTCTGCCTCAATGATGCTCCTGACAGTCTACGGAGGCTACCTGTGTGCGATGCGAGGATACCGCTTCATGCAGAGGCAGAAACAGCTGAAACTGGCAGCAGAAAACCAGGATCCTGAAGCCATTAAAGACTGA
- the cox14 gene encoding cytochrome c oxidase assembly protein COX14 homolog isoform X1: MKISIMVSGKRLADIGYRTFSASMMLLTVYGGYLCAMRGYRFMQRQKQLKLAAENQDPEAIKD, translated from the exons ATGAAG ATCTCCATTATGGTGTCTGGAAAGCGCCTGGCTGACATTGGCTATCGCACTTTTTCTGCCTCAATGATGCTCCTGACAGTCTACGGAGGCTACCTGTGTGCGATGCGAGGATACCGCTTCATGCAGAGGCAGAAACAGCTGAAACTGGCAGCAGAAAACCAGGATCCTGAAGCCATTAAAGACTGA
- the bcdin3d gene encoding pre-miRNA 5'-monophosphate methyltransferase, which yields MATSSRNGDSLNEINDPGAAPYGNFINYYTFNPPENRLSLIPATLLHDLGYSDAHHTTLMLDVGCNSGELSIAFYKHLVQTPVCEGQPGVNRVYLLGFDLDESLIQRAQQTNPLSSRISFIPLDITRDTHELQDYLNQHNCSHFHLCLCLAVTMWVHLNHGDSGLLQLLSCLASISQHFLLEAQPWKCYRSAARRLRKLGRSDFDHFKTLKIRGDIAEHVREHLERNCGMELVQSFGSTAWDRKLLLFKRR from the exons ATGGCAACAAGTTCGAGAAATGGCGATTCATTAAACGAAATAAACGATCCAGGGGCAGCGCCGTATGGCAATTTTATAAATTACTACACCTTTAATCCCCCGGAGAACCGTCTGAGTCTGATTCCAGCCACTCTCCTTCATGATTTGGGTTACAGCGATGCTCATCACACCACACTGATGCTCGACGTGGGATGTAATTCAGGG GAACTGAGTATAGCCTTTTATAAGCATCTGGTGCAGACGCCTGTATGTGAAGGACAACCAGGTGTGAACAGAGTTTATCTCCTGGGCTTTGACTTGGATGAGTCCCTCATTCAGCGGGCTCAGCAGACCAATCCTTTGTCCAGCAGGATCTCCTTTATACCTCTGGACATCACTAGAGACACTCATGAGCTGCAGGATTACCTCAACCAGCACAACTGCTCCCACTTCCACTTGTGCCTGTGCCTAGCTGTTACCATGTGGGTCCATTTAAACCATGGAGATTCTGGGCTTCTGCAGCTCCTGTCTTGCTTGGCCTCTATCAGCCAGCACTTCCTGCTGGAGGCCCAGCCCTGGAAGTGCTACCGCTCTGCGGCACGGCGGCTGAGAAAGCTGGGTCGCTCAGACTTTGACCACTTCAAAACCCTGAAGATTCGTGGAGATATAGCAGAACATGTCAGAGAGCACCTGGAGCGGAACTGTGGCATGGAGCTTGTCCAGAGTTTTGGCAGTACTGCATGGGACCGAAAACTACTGCTCTTCAAAAGAAGATGA